The following proteins are encoded in a genomic region of Tenacibaculum sp. 190524A05c:
- a CDS encoding HIT family protein, translating into MASIFTKIVNGEIPSYKIAENDDFYAFLDINPNSAGHTLVIPKKEENKIFDLSKEEYSGLMDFSYRVAKALEKAVPCERIGMSVIGLEVPHVHVHLIPINTMADMQFVKKEKLSNDEFVALANKIAENFQ; encoded by the coding sequence ATGGCAAGCATTTTTACTAAAATAGTTAATGGAGAAATTCCATCTTATAAAATAGCAGAGAACGATGATTTTTATGCGTTTTTAGATATAAACCCTAATTCTGCTGGTCATACATTAGTTATTCCAAAAAAGGAAGAGAATAAAATCTTCGATTTATCTAAAGAAGAATACTCTGGACTAATGGATTTTAGTTATCGCGTAGCTAAAGCTTTGGAAAAGGCAGTACCTTGTGAACGAATTGGTATGAGTGTTATTGGTTTAGAAGTTCCACATGTACATGTTCATTTGATTCCTATTAATACTATGGCAGATATGCAGTTTGTAAAAAAGGAAAAATTATCAAATGATGAATTTGTAGCCTTAGCCAATAAAATTGCGGAAAACTTTCAATAG